The following proteins come from a genomic window of Actinomarinicola tropica:
- a CDS encoding MogA/MoaB family molybdenum cofactor biosynthesis protein has protein sequence MTTTDDLRAKVLTVSDGVIAGTRHDRSGEAVDERLAEDGWEVVERRVVPDGVATVRDALLDMAAGFNGLIVTTGGTGFGPRDLTPEGTKEALDREAPGLAEAMRLVNPLGRLSRGVAGTIGEALVVNGPGSTSGAVETLEAVLDVLPHAVRLLAGSREH, from the coding sequence ATGACCACCACCGACGACCTGCGCGCCAAGGTGCTCACCGTCTCCGACGGGGTGATCGCCGGGACGCGCCACGACCGGTCGGGCGAGGCGGTCGACGAGCGCCTGGCCGAGGACGGCTGGGAAGTCGTCGAGCGACGCGTCGTGCCCGATGGGGTCGCCACGGTGCGCGACGCCCTCCTCGACATGGCGGCGGGGTTCAACGGCCTCATCGTCACGACGGGCGGCACCGGCTTCGGTCCGCGGGACCTCACCCCCGAGGGGACCAAGGAGGCGCTCGACCGCGAGGCCCCGGGCCTCGCGGAGGCGATGCGCCTGGTCAACCCGCTCGGCCGGCTGTCGCGCGGGGTGGCGGGGACGATCGGGGAGGCGCTCGTCGTCAACGGCCCGGGGTCGACGTCGGGGGCCGTCGAGACGCTCGAGGCCGTCCTCGACGTCCTCCCGCACGCCGTGCGCCTGCTCGCCGGGTCGCGCGAGCACTGA